Proteins from a single region of Pyxidicoccus trucidator:
- the meaB gene encoding methylmalonyl Co-A mutase-associated GTPase MeaB, which yields MKLLPADTYVEGVRAGDRAVLARAITLVESELPRHAALAQEVLTRLLPHTGNSQRVGISGVPGVGKSTFIDALGMHLVGRGQKVAVLAIDPSSSISGGSILGDKTRMARLARESSAYIRPSPSSGTLGGVARKTRETLLLCEAAGFDVVLVETVGVGQSETVVADLVDFYLVLMLAGAGDELQGIKRGILEVADMVAINKADGDNAPRAERARAEYRAALHLMRPGSEPVVTTCSALEGTGIEKLWDAVVTQVSRRAASGELSRRRKEQQVGWMWAMVQDGLRSALRAHPEVAALVPTLEGDVREGRATPTSAALRVLGAFLPRLPA from the coding sequence GTGAAGCTGCTGCCCGCGGACACGTACGTGGAGGGCGTCCGCGCCGGGGACAGGGCGGTGCTCGCGCGCGCCATCACCCTGGTGGAGAGCGAGCTCCCGCGCCACGCGGCGCTTGCCCAGGAGGTCCTCACGCGCCTGCTGCCCCACACGGGCAACAGCCAGCGCGTGGGCATCAGCGGCGTGCCGGGCGTGGGCAAGAGCACCTTCATCGACGCGCTCGGGATGCACCTGGTGGGCCGGGGCCAGAAGGTGGCGGTGCTCGCCATCGACCCGTCCAGCAGCATCTCCGGCGGCAGCATCCTGGGTGACAAGACGCGCATGGCCCGGCTGGCGCGCGAGTCCTCGGCGTACATCCGTCCCAGCCCCTCCAGCGGCACGCTGGGCGGCGTGGCGCGCAAGACGCGCGAGACGCTGCTGCTGTGCGAGGCCGCCGGCTTCGACGTGGTGCTGGTGGAGACGGTGGGCGTGGGCCAGTCAGAGACGGTCGTCGCGGACCTGGTGGACTTCTACCTGGTGCTGATGCTCGCGGGCGCGGGCGACGAATTGCAGGGCATCAAGCGCGGCATCCTCGAGGTGGCGGACATGGTCGCCATCAACAAGGCGGACGGCGACAACGCGCCCCGCGCCGAGCGAGCCCGCGCCGAGTACCGCGCCGCCCTGCACCTCATGCGGCCGGGCTCCGAGCCGGTGGTCACCACGTGCAGCGCGCTGGAGGGCACCGGCATCGAGAAGTTGTGGGACGCAGTCGTCACCCAGGTATCCCGCCGCGCCGCGTCGGGCGAGCTGTCACGCCGCCGCAAGGAGCAGCAGGTGGGCTGGATGTGGGCCATGGTGCAGGACGGTCTGCGGTCGGCCCTTCGGGCCCACCCCGAGGTGGCTGCCCTGGTGCCAACGCTGGAGGGAGACGTACGTGAAGGGCGCGCGACGCCCACCTCGGCCGCACTGCGTGTGCTAGGCGCCTTCCTACCTCGTTTGCCGGCCTGA
- a CDS encoding hydroxymethylglutaryl-CoA lyase, whose translation MRPGWLGQLPKRVDVYEVGPRDGLQNELRTLPTRDKARLIDALVAAGEKRIEVTSFVSPKWIPQLADAEELLRLVGRREGVVFSALVPNLKGLERAKEAGLEEAAVFISASEAHSKKNINKSIAEALAGAREVTVSALKAGMRVRGYLSTVWGCPYEGHVPVERVVDICRQLVDAGLYQLSLGDTIGVGTPRQTEGILEALLKHIPVEKLALHMHDTRGTALANALVGLSAGVTTFDASIGGLGGCPYAPGAAGNLATEDAVFMLHGMGVETGINLDRLVEAGEIAQELIGRKLAGKYLQAALGEREKKASRRAQSAQS comes from the coding sequence ATGCGTCCAGGCTGGCTGGGCCAGCTCCCGAAGCGGGTCGACGTCTACGAGGTCGGCCCCCGGGACGGCTTGCAGAACGAGCTGCGCACGCTGCCTACCCGGGACAAGGCACGACTCATCGACGCGCTGGTCGCCGCGGGCGAGAAGCGCATCGAGGTGACGTCCTTCGTCTCCCCGAAGTGGATTCCCCAGCTCGCGGACGCGGAGGAGCTGCTGCGGCTCGTCGGGCGGCGCGAGGGCGTGGTGTTCTCCGCGCTCGTGCCCAACCTCAAGGGGCTGGAGCGCGCCAAGGAGGCGGGCCTGGAGGAGGCGGCGGTCTTCATCTCCGCGTCCGAGGCCCACTCGAAGAAGAACATCAACAAGAGCATCGCCGAGGCGCTCGCGGGGGCGCGCGAGGTGACGGTGTCCGCCTTGAAGGCGGGCATGCGCGTGCGCGGCTACCTGTCCACCGTGTGGGGTTGCCCGTACGAGGGCCACGTCCCCGTGGAGCGGGTGGTGGACATCTGCCGCCAGCTCGTGGACGCGGGCCTGTACCAGCTCAGCCTGGGCGACACGATTGGCGTGGGCACGCCCCGGCAGACGGAGGGAATCCTCGAGGCGCTGCTCAAGCACATCCCCGTGGAGAAGCTGGCGCTGCACATGCACGACACGCGAGGCACCGCGCTGGCCAACGCGCTGGTGGGCCTGTCCGCAGGCGTGACGACGTTCGACGCGAGCATCGGCGGGCTGGGCGGCTGTCCCTACGCTCCGGGCGCGGCGGGCAACCTGGCCACCGAGGACGCGGTGTTCATGCTGCACGGCATGGGCGTGGAGACGGGCATCAACCTGGACCGACTGGTGGAGGCCGGGGAGATTGCGCAGGAACTCATCGGCCGGAAGCTGGCTGGCAAGTACCTGCAAGCCGCGCTGGGCGAGCGGGAGAAGAAGGCGTCGCGGCGGGCGCAGAGCGCGCAGAGCTGA
- a CDS encoding class I SAM-dependent methyltransferase, with the protein MSFFGELYLRSTLPFLSESVTASEAEYLARAFADIPGPGAVVDLGCGHGRHASRLNASGPLAGRIIGLELDALSLSMRRPGFPAVQGDLRALPFRPESLAGAYAWYSTLFAFTDEEHVHILREVARVLRPGGRLVFQSVPYERLAESPGAAFRQTLPDGSVLEEQSRFDAVTGRDMGQRTLSLPTGRRLTASYSIRYYPLAELTRLLESTGFSTAWVHGGLDGEPPSPRAADLIVAAERRQG; encoded by the coding sequence GTGTCCTTCTTCGGTGAGCTCTACCTGCGCAGCACGCTGCCCTTCCTCTCCGAGAGCGTCACGGCGAGTGAGGCGGAGTACCTCGCACGGGCCTTCGCCGACATTCCCGGACCGGGCGCGGTGGTCGACCTGGGCTGCGGGCACGGACGTCACGCCTCACGACTCAATGCGTCAGGCCCGTTGGCCGGGCGCATCATCGGCCTCGAGCTGGATGCGCTGTCGCTGTCGATGCGGCGGCCCGGCTTCCCCGCGGTGCAGGGCGACCTGCGCGCCCTGCCATTCCGCCCGGAGTCACTGGCCGGGGCCTACGCCTGGTACTCGACACTCTTCGCCTTCACGGATGAGGAGCACGTGCACATCCTCCGCGAGGTGGCGCGGGTGCTGCGGCCGGGAGGGCGGTTGGTGTTCCAGTCGGTGCCATACGAGCGGTTGGCGGAGTCTCCGGGTGCTGCATTCCGGCAGACCTTGCCGGACGGAAGCGTGCTGGAAGAGCAGAGCCGCTTCGACGCCGTTACAGGAAGGGACATGGGCCAGCGAACGCTTTCCCTACCGACCGGTCGGCGTCTCACCGCGTCGTATTCCATTCGCTACTATCCGCTTGCGGAACTGACACGGCTGTTGGAAAGCACGGGCTTCTCAACGGCCTGGGTGCATGGTGGGCTCGACGGTGAGCCGCCGTCACCGCGGGCGGCCGATCTGATTGTGGCAGCAGAGCGCCGACAAGGCTGA
- a CDS encoding Rpn family recombination-promoting nuclease/putative transposase: MSGPHDLFVRYTFGHPERAAAELRAVLPAQVVSEVDWTSLRREPGSVVDPELRETESDLLFTARLRTGHPLLLYVLLEHQSTVDRWMALRMLRYVVRQLERSRQEHPDSTVLPLIIPLVMYHGPETVWTAPRRVEDLFGLPEKGRERWRALVPCFEFLLDDLTAEREEALQARPGPPLARLAWLTLRYGRSGELAQKLPEWAALFAQVQAGPEGAEHLVVLIRYLLWVGDEAAHEAAGQVLHSVLGQQRKEELMRSYGEELVERGLQQGLARGREEGLEQGRRRARAEDILRILTVRCVHVDEEARQRILNCTDMATLDRWFDKSLNATTLSAVLDDLAQ, translated from the coding sequence ATGTCTGGCCCCCACGACCTCTTCGTCCGCTACACCTTCGGCCACCCCGAGCGAGCTGCGGCCGAGCTTCGCGCTGTGCTGCCCGCACAGGTCGTCTCAGAAGTGGACTGGACGTCTCTGCGCAGAGAGCCCGGTAGCGTCGTGGACCCGGAGCTGCGGGAGACGGAGAGCGACTTGCTCTTCACGGCGCGCCTGCGCACGGGCCACCCGCTGCTGCTGTACGTACTGCTGGAGCACCAGTCCACGGTGGATCGGTGGATGGCGCTGCGCATGCTGCGCTACGTGGTGCGCCAGCTGGAGCGCTCGCGCCAAGAGCATCCGGACAGCACAGTGCTTCCGCTCATCATCCCGCTCGTCATGTACCACGGGCCCGAGACAGTCTGGACGGCGCCACGCCGGGTGGAGGATCTCTTCGGGCTACCCGAGAAGGGCCGGGAGCGGTGGCGGGCGCTGGTGCCGTGCTTCGAGTTCCTGCTCGATGATTTGACTGCCGAACGTGAGGAGGCGCTGCAGGCGCGCCCCGGTCCTCCGCTGGCCCGGCTGGCATGGCTGACGCTGCGATACGGTCGGAGCGGAGAGCTGGCCCAGAAGCTGCCGGAGTGGGCGGCGCTCTTCGCTCAGGTGCAGGCAGGCCCCGAAGGCGCCGAGCATCTGGTCGTGCTCATCCGCTACCTCCTGTGGGTGGGTGACGAGGCTGCGCATGAAGCGGCCGGGCAGGTGTTACATTCGGTGCTGGGGCAGCAGCGCAAGGAGGAGCTGATGCGGAGCTATGGCGAGGAACTTGTCGAGCGGGGACTCCAGCAAGGCTTGGCGAGGGGCCGGGAGGAGGGCCTGGAGCAGGGGAGGAGACGCGCGCGTGCCGAGGACATCCTGCGGATCCTCACCGTACGGTGCGTGCACGTTGACGAAGAGGCCCGGCAGCGAATCCTCAACTGCACGGACATGGCCACGCTTGACCGCTGGTTCGACAAGTCCCTGAACGCTACCACCCTCTCCGCGGTGCTCGACGACCTGGCCCAGTAG
- a CDS encoding methylmalonyl-CoA mutase family protein encodes MSQGPLPTDTEFPPPSLDAWRRLVEKDLKGKPFTSLQSPLEGGLSLKPLYTSQDVASPVEPPGVSPFVRGTGPLGHTEGGWTLCQEYAGSDVASTAEALRTDLERGAQGVWLLLDAPHGVDVKDEASLTQLLAHVPLERTPVHLEPARDVLAPAALLLQVADARRVPRKALSGSLGIDPIGAIARAGAEKVDVAGTLARAAPLVTSLLKEAPGLRALLVSSRAWADAGATPVQELAWAIATGVEYLRELERAGVSPGDSARSVQFALSVGAQFFPELARLRAARLLWSKVVAASGGQPEAQAMVLHARTASATKSKRDPWVNILRATSESFAAVVAGADSVSTAPFDEPLGAPDEQGRRLARNTQLILRDEASLNRVADPAGGSYYLEQLTGEIARAAWTELQRIESLGGMTRALVQGDVARALAEAVSARDKAVRTRRLPMVGVSEFPHLSETPVQREPHPTPAPVAEGGFAPLRPVRLAEAFESLRDASDRHLALYGARPRAFMLSLGTVAEHTVRSMWVANALAVGGIETTEHRDSPDAAHAAEAFVAAGTPLAIISGPDTLYPDQVPALVQALKARGARAVAVAGRPGDHEAAFRAAGVDLFLYAGADLFQLLKTLHTHLGVA; translated from the coding sequence ATGTCGCAAGGACCCCTGCCCACCGATACCGAGTTCCCGCCTCCGTCGCTCGACGCGTGGCGCCGGCTCGTGGAGAAGGACCTGAAGGGCAAGCCCTTCACCTCGCTCCAGTCCCCCCTGGAAGGCGGCCTGTCCCTCAAGCCCCTCTACACCTCCCAGGACGTCGCCTCCCCCGTCGAGCCCCCGGGTGTCTCCCCCTTCGTGCGTGGCACCGGACCGCTGGGCCACACCGAGGGCGGCTGGACGCTGTGCCAGGAGTACGCCGGCTCCGACGTGGCCTCCACCGCCGAGGCCCTCCGCACCGACCTGGAGCGTGGCGCCCAGGGGGTCTGGCTGCTGCTGGACGCACCGCACGGCGTCGACGTGAAGGACGAGGCCTCGCTGACGCAGCTCCTCGCGCACGTCCCGCTGGAGCGCACGCCCGTGCACCTCGAGCCGGCGCGCGACGTGCTCGCCCCCGCTGCCCTCCTGCTCCAGGTCGCGGACGCGCGGCGCGTGCCGCGCAAGGCGCTGAGTGGAAGCCTGGGCATCGACCCGATTGGCGCCATTGCGCGCGCGGGCGCGGAGAAGGTGGACGTGGCAGGGACGCTCGCCAGGGCCGCGCCGCTCGTGACGTCGCTGCTGAAGGAGGCACCGGGCCTGCGCGCGCTGCTGGTGTCCTCGCGTGCCTGGGCGGATGCGGGCGCCACGCCCGTGCAGGAGCTGGCGTGGGCCATCGCCACCGGCGTGGAATACCTGCGCGAGCTGGAGCGCGCGGGCGTGTCTCCCGGGGACTCGGCGCGCTCGGTGCAGTTCGCGCTGTCCGTGGGCGCGCAGTTCTTCCCGGAGCTGGCCCGGCTGCGCGCGGCGCGGCTGCTCTGGTCCAAGGTCGTCGCCGCTTCAGGAGGTCAGCCCGAGGCCCAGGCCATGGTGCTGCACGCTCGCACCGCCAGCGCCACCAAGTCGAAGAGAGACCCGTGGGTGAACATCCTGCGCGCCACATCGGAGTCCTTCGCCGCCGTCGTCGCGGGCGCGGACAGCGTGAGCACCGCCCCCTTCGACGAGCCCCTGGGCGCGCCGGACGAGCAGGGCCGGCGGCTCGCGCGCAACACGCAGCTCATCCTGCGTGACGAGGCCAGCCTCAACCGCGTCGCGGACCCCGCCGGTGGCAGCTACTACCTGGAGCAGCTCACGGGCGAAATCGCCCGCGCCGCGTGGACCGAGCTACAGCGAATCGAATCGCTGGGCGGTATGACGCGCGCGCTCGTCCAGGGTGACGTGGCCCGCGCGCTGGCCGAGGCAGTCTCCGCGCGCGACAAGGCCGTGCGCACCCGGCGCCTGCCCATGGTGGGTGTCAGCGAGTTTCCCCACCTGAGCGAGACCCCCGTCCAGCGCGAGCCTCACCCCACTCCCGCTCCCGTGGCCGAGGGGGGCTTCGCGCCGCTGCGGCCCGTCCGCCTCGCTGAGGCCTTCGAGTCCCTGCGCGACGCCAGCGACCGCCACCTCGCCCTGTACGGTGCCCGTCCTCGCGCCTTCATGTTGAGCCTGGGCACGGTGGCGGAGCACACCGTCCGCTCGATGTGGGTCGCCAACGCGCTGGCCGTGGGCGGCATCGAGACCACCGAGCACCGCGACTCCCCGGACGCGGCCCACGCGGCGGAGGCCTTCGTGGCCGCGGGCACGCCGCTCGCCATCATCTCCGGGCCCGACACGCTCTATCCGGACCAGGTGCCCGCGCTCGTCCAGGCACTCAAGGCCCGGGGCGCGCGCGCCGTGGCCGTCGCGGGCCGACCTGGTGACCACGAGGCCGCCTTCCGCGCGGCCGGCGTGGACCTCTTCCTCTATGCGGGAGCGGACCTGTTCCAGCTCCTGAAGACGCTGCACACCCATCTGGGGGTGGCCTGA
- the scpA gene encoding methylmalonyl-CoA mutase has product MRSNVPDFSHVAFDAPETQPTPDARDAQRRRASEATRTAERWDTPEGIPVKPVYGPEDLEGVAHLGSLPGLPPFVRGPYSTMYVQQPWTVRQYAGFSTAEASNAFYRRNLAAGQKGLSIAFDLATHRGYDSDHPRVSGDVGMAGVAIDSIKDMRILFDRIPLDQMSVSMTMNGAVLPVLALYVVAAEEQGVRPEQLSGTIQNDILKEFMVRNTYIYPPAPSMRIIGDIFRFTAERMPRFNSISISGYHMQEAGASQDLELGYTLADGVEYIRAGLAAGLDVDAFAPRLSFFWAIGMNFFMEVAKLRAARLLWAHLIKGFKPKSDKSLALRTHCQTSGWSLTAQDVFNNVVRTCVEAMAATQGHTQSLHTNSLDEAIALPTDFSARIARNTQLYLQMESGTTRVIDPWGGSYYVERLTHELAHRAWTHIQEVEALGGMTKAIEAGLPKLRIEEAAARTQARIDSGRQAIIGVNKYPPEREDRIDILKVDNSAVREAQVARLRELRAERNADEVSSRLHALTEAGRRNEGNLLALAIDAARARATVGEISDALEKVYGRYEATVRSISGIYSAEAGSAGGIAEARAKADSFLARFGRRPRILIAKMGQDGHDRGQKVIATAFADLGFDVDIGPLFQTPEESARQAVENDVHVVGASSLAAGHLTLVPELKQALKKLGREDIMVVVGGVIPPQDYDALRAAGAAAIFGPGTVIAKAALELLDKLAAELEAA; this is encoded by the coding sequence ATGCGCTCCAACGTCCCCGACTTCTCCCACGTCGCCTTCGACGCTCCCGAGACGCAGCCCACCCCCGACGCGCGTGACGCCCAGCGCCGCCGCGCGAGCGAGGCCACCCGCACCGCCGAGCGGTGGGACACGCCCGAGGGCATTCCCGTCAAGCCCGTCTACGGCCCCGAGGACCTGGAGGGCGTGGCGCACCTGGGCTCGCTGCCGGGCCTGCCGCCCTTCGTGCGCGGCCCCTACTCCACCATGTACGTGCAGCAGCCGTGGACGGTGCGCCAGTATGCGGGCTTCTCCACGGCCGAGGCCTCCAACGCCTTCTACCGCCGCAACCTCGCGGCCGGACAGAAGGGCCTGTCCATCGCCTTCGACCTCGCCACACACCGGGGCTACGACAGCGACCACCCGCGCGTCTCCGGCGACGTGGGCATGGCGGGTGTGGCCATCGACTCCATCAAGGACATGCGCATCCTGTTCGACCGGATTCCGCTCGACCAGATGAGCGTGTCCATGACGATGAACGGCGCGGTGCTCCCCGTGCTCGCGCTCTACGTCGTCGCGGCCGAGGAACAGGGCGTGCGCCCCGAGCAGCTCAGCGGGACCATCCAGAACGACATCCTCAAGGAGTTCATGGTCCGCAACACGTACATCTATCCGCCCGCTCCCTCGATGCGCATCATCGGGGACATCTTCCGCTTCACCGCGGAGCGGATGCCGCGCTTCAACAGCATCAGCATCAGCGGCTACCACATGCAGGAGGCCGGCGCGTCGCAGGACCTGGAGCTGGGCTACACGCTCGCGGACGGTGTCGAGTACATCCGCGCAGGGCTCGCCGCCGGCCTGGACGTGGACGCCTTCGCTCCCCGCCTGTCGTTCTTCTGGGCCATCGGGATGAACTTCTTCATGGAGGTGGCCAAGCTGCGCGCGGCCCGCCTCCTGTGGGCCCACCTCATCAAGGGCTTCAAGCCCAAGAGCGACAAGAGCCTGGCGCTGCGCACCCACTGCCAGACGTCCGGCTGGAGCCTCACCGCGCAGGACGTCTTCAACAACGTCGTGCGCACCTGCGTGGAGGCCATGGCCGCCACCCAGGGCCACACCCAGAGCCTGCACACCAACTCGCTGGACGAGGCGATTGCGCTGCCCACCGACTTCAGCGCGCGCATCGCCCGCAACACCCAGCTGTACCTCCAGATGGAGAGCGGCACCACGCGCGTCATCGACCCGTGGGGCGGCAGCTATTACGTGGAGCGCCTCACCCACGAGCTGGCGCACCGGGCCTGGACACACATCCAGGAGGTGGAGGCGCTGGGTGGCATGACGAAGGCGATTGAAGCCGGGCTGCCCAAGCTGCGAATCGAAGAGGCCGCCGCGCGCACCCAGGCGCGCATCGACTCCGGGCGTCAGGCCATCATCGGCGTGAACAAGTACCCGCCCGAGCGCGAGGACCGCATCGACATCCTCAAGGTGGACAACTCCGCGGTGCGCGAGGCCCAGGTGGCCCGCCTGCGCGAGCTGCGCGCCGAGCGCAACGCGGACGAGGTCAGCAGCCGCCTGCATGCGCTCACCGAGGCGGGCCGGCGCAACGAGGGGAATCTCCTGGCGCTCGCCATCGACGCGGCTCGGGCCCGGGCCACCGTGGGAGAAATCAGCGACGCGCTCGAGAAGGTGTACGGGCGCTACGAGGCCACCGTGCGGAGCATCTCCGGAATCTATTCGGCCGAGGCCGGCTCGGCGGGTGGCATCGCCGAGGCCCGGGCGAAGGCGGACTCCTTCCTGGCGCGCTTCGGCCGCCGGCCGCGCATCCTCATCGCGAAGATGGGGCAGGACGGCCATGACCGTGGCCAGAAGGTCATCGCCACCGCCTTCGCCGACCTGGGCTTCGACGTGGACATCGGGCCCCTGTTCCAGACGCCCGAGGAGTCCGCACGCCAGGCGGTGGAGAACGACGTGCACGTCGTGGGGGCCAGCTCGCTCGCCGCGGGTCACCTCACGCTGGTGCCGGAGCTGAAGCAGGCGCTGAAGAAGCTGGGCCGCGAGGACATCATGGTCGTGGTGGGCGGCGTGATTCCGCCCCAGGACTACGACGCGCTGCGGGCCGCGGGCGCCGCCGCCATCTTCGGCCCCGGCACCGTCATCGCGAAGGCGGCCCTGGAGCTGCTCGACAAGCTCGCCGCCGAGCTGGAGGCGGCGTGA